From the Vibrio tubiashii ATCC 19109 genome, the window AGTAGGTAGCGGCATGGTTGGTGCTCCTGCGTGTGGTGACGTAATGAAACTTCAGATCAAGGTAACACCAGAAGGTATTATCGAAGACGCGAAGTTTAAAACTTACGGTTGTGGTAGTGCGATCGCATCAAGCTCACTTGTAACTGAGTGGGTAAAAGGCAAGAGCATTGATGAAGCAGCAGCAATTAAAAATGCTGAAATCGCTGAAGAGCTAGAGCTTCCACCAGTAAAAGTTCACTGCTCAATTCTTGCTGAAGACGCAATCAAAGCAGCGGTTGCTGACTACAAGAAAAAACACCAAGAATAAGTAATCTGTATATAATGGGGGCCAGAACCCCCATTTCATTCGCGAAATAGACAAACTAAGGTGCAGTATGGCCATTACAATGACAGAAACCGCGGCAAGTCGCGTTAGAACATTCCTAGAAAACCGAGGCAAAGGTATCGGTTTACGCTTGGGTGTGAAAACGACCGGGTGTTCTGGTATGGCATATGTACTTGAATTCGTTGATGAGCTTAACGAAGAAGATTCAGTATTCGAACATGAAGGCGTGAAGGTCATCATTGACCAAAAGAGCCTAGTGTACTTAGACGGAACTGAACTGGATTACGTTAAAGAAGGCCTCAACGAAGGGTTTGAATTCAATAACCCGAATGCTAAGAGCGAATGTGGTTGTGGTGAAAGCTTCAACGTGTAATTGATAAGGCCTGTGGGTTTCGGCTCACAGGTTTATTACCAAGGATAGAATTCTCCATGAATTACTTTGAATTATTTGGGCTACCAAGTCAGTTTAATCTGGATGGTAGCCTTCTTTCTTCACAATTCCGTGAACTTCAAAAACAGTTTCATCCTGATAATTTTGCGACTGCATCTGAACGTGACCGTTTAATGGCGGTGCAAAAAGCTGCCGAGATTAACGACGCCTACCAAGTTCTCAAGAACCCTATCTCAAGAGCCGAATACATCTTGTCTGAGAATGGCGTAGAGATTCGAGGTGAGCAGCAAACGATGCAAGATCCGATGTTCTTAATGGAGCAAATGGAACTGCGTGAAGAACTAGAAGATATCTCTTCAAGCTCCGACGCAGAAGATGCGTTGTTCGACTTTGAAAGCAAAGTGAGCAAAATGTTTAAGCAGCAATTGACTGCAACCGAGCAAGATTTAAATCAAACGGACTGGCAGCAAGCAGCTGACCGAGTTCGTAAACTTAAATTTATTGCCAAACTACAGAACGAAATCGAGCTAGTGGAAGACAAACTCTTCGGCTAGTGCAATACAAGGACCACCCATGGCATTACTTCAAATTGCAGAACCGGGTCAAAGCTCGGCTCCACATGAGCATAAACTTGCTGCTGGCATTGACTTAGGTACGACTAACTCACTGGTGGCTTCAGTTCGAAGTGGCGACGCGGCAACACTGCAAGATGAGCAAGGTCAAAGCATCTTACCTTCCGTTGTTAACTACTCAGGAGAGACTCCCGAAGTTGGTTATGCAGCGAAAGATAAAGCAGAAGCTGATCCAACCAATACCATTATCTCAGTGAAGCGACTATTAGGCCGTTCACTAGAAGATATCCAAGCGCGCTATCCGAATCTTCCTTACCAGTTTAAAGCGAGTGACAACGGCCTACCGGTACTGCAAACGGCAAGTGGGGATAAAAACCCTATTGAAGTATCCGCTGAAATTCTCAAGTCGCTAGGTCAGCGTGCTGAGAAAACGCTAGGTGGCGAGTTAGCGGGAGTGGTAATCACCGTTCCTGCTTACTTTGATGACGCTCAGCGTGCTGGAACCAAAGATGCGGCTAAGCTAGCAGGTCTGCATGTTTTAAGACTGCTTAATGAGCCGACAGCAGCGGCAATTGCTTACGGACTAGACTCGGGTCAGGAAGGTGTGATCGCCGTATACGATTTGGGTGGTGGTACGTTTGATATCTCTATTCTACGTCTATCCAAAGGCGTGTTTGAAGTATTGGCAACCGGTGGTGATTCTGCACTTGGTGGTGACGATTTTGACCACCTGCTGGCTGATTACCTACTTGAAAAGTCGGGTAACACAGAGACTTTAACTGCAACGCAGATGCGCGCAGTTTTGAATGTGGCAACTGCGACTAAAATTGCTTTCTCAGATAAAGAGTCAGTAGAGGTTGATGTTCTAGGTTGGCAAGGTAGCGTTTCTCGCGATGAGTTTGAAGACTTGATTCGCCCGCTCGTTAAGAAGACTTTGATGTCTTGTCGCCGTGCATTGAAAGACGCACAAGTTGATGCCGAAGATGTGCTAGAAGCGGTTATGGTAGGCGGTTCTACACGTACGCTGCTTGTAAGAGAAATGGTGGGTGATTTCTTTGGTCGTAAGCCGCTAACCAGCATTAACCCTGATGAAGTGGTGGCAATTGGCGCTGGTATTCAAGCCGATATTTTGGCTGGCAATAAGCCTGACTCTGAAATGCTACTACTCGATGTTATTCCGCTATCCCTTGGTATTGAAACCATGGGCGGACTGGTTGAGAAGATTGTTCCACGTAACACGACAATTCCAGTTGCACGAGCTCAAGAATTTACCACGTTTAAAGATGGTCAAACGGCAATGAGCGTTCATGTTGTGCAAGGTGAACGTGAAATGGTTGATGACTGTCGCTCTCTGGCGCGTTTCTCGCTAAAAGGCATTCCACCTATGGCGGCAGGGGCAGCGCATATCCGCGTGACCTATCAAGTTGATGCAGACGGCCTCCTGTCTGTAACTGCGATGGAAAAGAGTACAGGTGTTCAGTCTGAGATTCAGGTTAAGCCGTCTTATGGTTTGAGCGATGATGAAGTCGCCAATATGCTGCGTGATTCTATGACGTATGCAAAAGAAGATATGAATGCTCGAGCGCTAGCAGAGCAACGCGTTGAAGCCGATCGCGTTATCGAAGGTTTGATTGCAGCAATGCAGGCAGATGGTGATGAGCTACTGTCTGAGTCAGAACGTGCTGAGCTGCTTAAAGCGATTGAGTCTTTAATTGAGCTACGCAATGGCGACAGCGCTGACGCGATAGAACAAGGTATCAAAGATACTGACAAGGCGAGCCAAGAGTTTGCTTCTCGCCGCATGGACAAATCGATTCGAGCTGCTTTGTCAGGTCAATCAGTAAATGATATTTAAGAGAAAGAGTTATGCCTAAGATTATTGTATTACCGCATGAAGATTTATGCCCAGAAGGTGCGGTTTTGGAAGCAAATAGTGGTGACACCGTTCTTGATGTTGCGCTAAAAAATGGCATTGGCATTGAACACGCATGTGAAAAGTCGTGCGCTTGTACGACCTGTCACGTGGTGATTCGTGAAGGTTTTGATTCACTAGAAGAGAGTGACGAGCTTGAAGATGACATGCTAGATAAAGCGTGGGGTCTTGAGCCAGAATCTCGCCTTGGCTGTCAGGCTAAAGTCGCAGACGAAGATCTCGTCGTTGAGATTCCAAAATATACTCTGAACCACGCTTCAGAAGATCACTAAATACTCTTCATACTTGAAGCCGCAGCGTTGTTAACTGCGTAAGCTCCCCGGAACGCCGGCCGCCCTAATCACATAGAACACCTATGCTCATAGGGATGAGCTTACTTGTTGCCTAGCTGCAACTCCAATTATTTTGAGTATCCTGCATTTATAGATGTGAGCAACAAGAATTACATAAGGAGTTGGTAATGAAATGGACAGATTCACGCGATATTGCGATCGAGCTATGTGACAAGTTTCCAGAGGTAGATCCTAAAACAGTACGTTTTACCGATCTTCATCAGTGGATTACTGAGTTGGACGAGTTTGATGATGAGCCAAACCGTTCTAATGAAAAGATTCTGGAAGCGGTGATCTTGTGCTGGATGGATGAAATGGATTAATCCTTAAACGGAAACCCATCTCAGTTAACAAAATTTACTAAAAAAAACGGGCCTTATGGCCCGTTTTTTTATCAATTTCACATTAAAGTGTTAACATCCCTGAGTGAACAGAAAAAGGCGTAGGCAGCGCCAGTACAGACAAGGAGAAACCATGTCTACACAGATGTCAGTATTTCTAAGCCAAGAGACTGCAGCGCCACATTGGGGTGAGAAAGCAATTCTTTCTTTCTCTGATTCAGGTGCGACAATCCATCTTGGTGATAATCATGATTTAGGCGCAATTCAGCGTGCTGCGCGTAAGTTAGATGGCCAAGGTATCGCTTCCATTTCTTTACAAGGGGAAGGATGGGATCTAGAGAGTATTTGGTCGTTCCATCAAGGTTACCGTGGACCAAAGAAGAAAAATCAATTCGTATGGCAAGAGCTTGAAGAGCAAGATCAAGCTGAGTTAACTGCGCGCATTAAAGCGACGGACTTTACTCGCGATATTATCAATAAGCCAGCAGAAGAAGTCGCACCGCGTCAATTGGCGACGATGGCGGCGGAGTTCATCAAATCAGTTGCACCTGAAGGGACAGTGAAGGCGCGTATCGTAAAAGATAAAGACCTTCTTGCTGAAGGATGGCAAGGTATCTTTGCGGTTGGTCGCGGCTCTGAGCGTACATCGGCAATGCTTCAACTGGATTTCAACCCAACAGGTGATGAAAACGCTCCAGTTTTTGCTTGTCTAGTTGGTAAAGGGATCACCTTCGACTCTGGTGGTTACAGCATCAAACCGTCTGGCTTTATGACAGCAATGAAAGCGGATATGGGCGGTTCAGGTACGATTACTGGCGGTTTAGGTCTTGCGATTATGCGCGGTTTGAACAAGCGTGTGAAACTGATCCTTTGTTGTGCAGAGAACATGATTTCTGGTCGCGCACTTAAACTTGGCGACATCATTACCTATAAAAACGGTAAGACAGTAGAGATCATGAATACCGATGCGGAAGGTCGTCTTGTACTTGCGGATGGTCTAATTTATGCGAGTGAGCAAAACCCTGAGCTAATTATTGATTGCGCTACCTTAACTGGAGCTGCTAAAAATGCTCTAGGTAATGATTACCACGCATTGATGAGCTTTGACGATGAGTTGTCTCATCAAGCGCTGAACGCGGCACGCGAAGAAAAAGAAGGTTTATGGCCACTGCCATTGGCTGACTTCCACCGTGGTATGTTGCCATCTAATTTTGCTGATCTTTCAAACATCAGCAGTGGCGACTACTCTCCTGGTGCAAGTACTGCGGCGGCATTCTTGTCTT encodes:
- the iscU gene encoding Fe-S cluster assembly scaffold IscU, which produces MAYSEKVIDHYENPRNVGSFDKEDPAVGSGMVGAPACGDVMKLQIKVTPEGIIEDAKFKTYGCGSAIASSSLVTEWVKGKSIDEAAAIKNAEIAEELELPPVKVHCSILAEDAIKAAVADYKKKHQE
- the fdx gene encoding ISC system 2Fe-2S type ferredoxin, whose protein sequence is MPKIIVLPHEDLCPEGAVLEANSGDTVLDVALKNGIGIEHACEKSCACTTCHVVIREGFDSLEESDELEDDMLDKAWGLEPESRLGCQAKVADEDLVVEIPKYTLNHASEDH
- the hscA gene encoding Fe-S protein assembly chaperone HscA, which encodes MALLQIAEPGQSSAPHEHKLAAGIDLGTTNSLVASVRSGDAATLQDEQGQSILPSVVNYSGETPEVGYAAKDKAEADPTNTIISVKRLLGRSLEDIQARYPNLPYQFKASDNGLPVLQTASGDKNPIEVSAEILKSLGQRAEKTLGGELAGVVITVPAYFDDAQRAGTKDAAKLAGLHVLRLLNEPTAAAIAYGLDSGQEGVIAVYDLGGGTFDISILRLSKGVFEVLATGGDSALGGDDFDHLLADYLLEKSGNTETLTATQMRAVLNVATATKIAFSDKESVEVDVLGWQGSVSRDEFEDLIRPLVKKTLMSCRRALKDAQVDAEDVLEAVMVGGSTRTLLVREMVGDFFGRKPLTSINPDEVVAIGAGIQADILAGNKPDSEMLLLDVIPLSLGIETMGGLVEKIVPRNTTIPVARAQEFTTFKDGQTAMSVHVVQGEREMVDDCRSLARFSLKGIPPMAAGAAHIRVTYQVDADGLLSVTAMEKSTGVQSEIQVKPSYGLSDDEVANMLRDSMTYAKEDMNARALAEQRVEADRVIEGLIAAMQADGDELLSESERAELLKAIESLIELRNGDSADAIEQGIKDTDKASQEFASRRMDKSIRAALSGQSVNDI
- the hscB gene encoding co-chaperone HscB, translated to MNYFELFGLPSQFNLDGSLLSSQFRELQKQFHPDNFATASERDRLMAVQKAAEINDAYQVLKNPISRAEYILSENGVEIRGEQQTMQDPMFLMEQMELREELEDISSSSDAEDALFDFESKVSKMFKQQLTATEQDLNQTDWQQAADRVRKLKFIAKLQNEIELVEDKLFG
- the pepB gene encoding aminopeptidase PepB, with the translated sequence MSTQMSVFLSQETAAPHWGEKAILSFSDSGATIHLGDNHDLGAIQRAARKLDGQGIASISLQGEGWDLESIWSFHQGYRGPKKKNQFVWQELEEQDQAELTARIKATDFTRDIINKPAEEVAPRQLATMAAEFIKSVAPEGTVKARIVKDKDLLAEGWQGIFAVGRGSERTSAMLQLDFNPTGDENAPVFACLVGKGITFDSGGYSIKPSGFMTAMKADMGGSGTITGGLGLAIMRGLNKRVKLILCCAENMISGRALKLGDIITYKNGKTVEIMNTDAEGRLVLADGLIYASEQNPELIIDCATLTGAAKNALGNDYHALMSFDDELSHQALNAAREEKEGLWPLPLADFHRGMLPSNFADLSNISSGDYSPGASTAAAFLSYFVEDYKKGWLHFDCAATYRKSATDKWAAGATGVGVRSLAGLLLQQANK
- the iscA gene encoding iron-sulfur cluster assembly protein IscA, whose amino-acid sequence is MAITMTETAASRVRTFLENRGKGIGLRLGVKTTGCSGMAYVLEFVDELNEEDSVFEHEGVKVIIDQKSLVYLDGTELDYVKEGLNEGFEFNNPNAKSECGCGESFNV
- the iscX gene encoding Fe-S cluster assembly protein IscX gives rise to the protein MKWTDSRDIAIELCDKFPEVDPKTVRFTDLHQWITELDEFDDEPNRSNEKILEAVILCWMDEMD